Below is a window of Chryseobacterium arthrosphaerae DNA.
GTTTTCAATCAGAACTATGGAAACTCTCTCGCCAATACAACAAATGTCTTCCATAACATCTCTGCTACCAAAATATTCCCGAAAACACAGATGGAGGTAAGTTTGCAGCTGATGAATATTTTTAAACGACCTGTTTTCGACAATACAATGTATAGCGAGACCGGAACTTTCAGATCGGAGATGAGAGCAGACTGGTACGGATTCTCACTTTCATTTGTGAAACGTTTTGGAAACCAGAAAGTAAAAGAAAATACTAAAACAGAGGTAGAGAAAAATAAAAACACTGAAAAATAAAGATTCCATGCACCGAAATATAAAATTTCCTAAAACCATGTGTTTATCTTTTGTAACTTTAAAACGTGCTCCTGTATCATTCTTGGGAATGATGGTCAGCGGTATGATAAACCAGAATCCGGGATCACCATAAATACCGGTAAGAAAAAGAAATAAGTGAACAGAAAAGTTCTGTATTACAAAAAGGCAGAATGAAATAGCCTGTATAAAATAAATCGTATGAAAAAACACACCCCTTTACTCATAGAATCTGTTGGACATCTGCTGTTCTGGACTTTTTATGTGGTGTATCCTGTCTTGATATTTGGAAAAGCGAGCTGTTTTAGATTTGATCTTATTAAATCGCTCGTTGATATTGCGACTATTGGAATACCGTCATATGTCATATATTTCTTCCTTCTGAAAAACATTAAAAATCCGGTTTACTGGATCATACTGCTGATATTGACGGGTATTGCGATATATTTTGTCTGTACATATGATTGTGTGTGTAATCTCAAGTATTGCACAATTAATAAAATGATCGGATTAATATTTGTCAGCAGTCTATTTACCGCCATATTTTTCATAAAAAGAAATATCACCCATATAAAATCACTGGCTCATGCAGAGCAGGCTAGGGTAGATGCCGAGCTCAAAGCTTTAAAAGCCCAGATCAACCCTCATTTTCTGTTTAATACTTTAAATATGCTGTATTCAGACGCAATTGCTGTAAATGAAGATATTGCAGATAAAATTCTCAAACTTTCAGATAATCTTCATTACCTGATACATGAAGGCCAGAAAAAGGAAATATTACTGGAGACAGAAGTTCATTTTATTGAAAATTATCTGGTCCTGCAGAAATCAAGAATAGGAGACCGTGTAGATATTCAGTTTCATGTGCATATTGATGATCAGTCACAGCTTATTCCACCTTTATTATTTATTCCGTTTATAGAAAATGCCTTCAAATATTCAAGCATGCTTGAAGGAAAGGAAGCTCCTGTTTTAATAGATATTCATTCTTCCAAAGGGATCATCAGCCTGAAGGTCAGCAATAAATTCAATGCAAAATACAGGGAGAATCAAAAGAAAGAATGGAAAGACAGCGGTATTGGAATAGAAAATGTAAAACAGAGGCTGGAAATACTTTTCCCTTCCAGACACGAAATTAAGATTACAGAAAATGAAGACCAGTTTTTAGTTAATTTAATAATAAACACACGATGAAATGTATCATAATAGAAGATGAGCTGCCCGCTATAAAATTACTGAAGACCTATGTAGACAAAACATTGTTTTTAGAATGCCTGGGCGTATTTCAGTCAGTTTCTGAACTGCCTTCCGGTATACTGACGAAAGTAGATTTTATTTTTTTAGACGTTCAGCTGCCGGGAATAAACGGCCTTGATTTTTTAAAAAGCATTGATAAAAAGCCGAAAGTCATTATTACAACTGCGCATAGGGATTATGCAGTAGATGCCTTTGAGCTGGCAGTGGATGATTATCTGCTTAAACCATTTTCATATGAACGGTTTTTGAAATCCATCTACAGGTTGCAGGAAGACACAAAATCTGAAAAAGACGAAAATAAGAACGAACTTTTTGTTTATACAGATAAAACGTTCTTCAAAATCAATAAAAACGAGATCTATTATATTAAGGCAGAAGTAGATTATGTGAATATTTTTTATGAACACAACCAACTTCTTGTACAGGACAGTATGAATAACTGGGAAAATAAATTAAAAGAAGATGGCTTTATAAGAGTACACAGATCATATCT
It encodes the following:
- a CDS encoding sensor histidine kinase, with protein sequence MIGLIFVSSLFTAIFFIKRNITHIKSLAHAEQARVDAELKALKAQINPHFLFNTLNMLYSDAIAVNEDIADKILKLSDNLHYLIHEGQKKEILLETEVHFIENYLVLQKSRIGDRVDIQFHVHIDDQSQLIPPLLFIPFIENAFKYSSMLEGKEAPVLIDIHSSKGIISLKVSNKFNAKYRENQKKEWKDSGIGIENVKQRLEILFPSRHEIKITENEDQFLVNLIINTR
- a CDS encoding LytR/AlgR family response regulator transcription factor; translated protein: MKCIIIEDELPAIKLLKTYVDKTLFLECLGVFQSVSELPSGILTKVDFIFLDVQLPGINGLDFLKSIDKKPKVIITTAHRDYAVDAFELAVDDYLLKPFSYERFLKSIYRLQEDTKSEKDENKNELFVYTDKTFFKINKNEIYYIKAEVDYVNIFYEHNQLLVQDSMNNWENKLKEDGFIRVHRSYLINFNKIIKVEGNLIHIKDTIIPIGKTYQTAFFNAIKEK